One genomic segment of Aliarcobacter cibarius includes these proteins:
- a CDS encoding tetratricopeptide repeat protein, which produces MPWNKKNLIVGFLVAALFTACVSKNLETTKTNDRVFDKVETKPFELEDFYIMYALEMENERVYYEARDVYFKLFEHTNKYEYLVSSVSLATQLKDYPFVEAAIEKYLKSNIKEEEILLRLYSFAQLKLDKLDDAVKNADKLVKLYPNELNYDVLATIYLTQKEYQKAYDNFYKAFIIAPNTNTLRTISNLEFFQLNRKNDAVNRLENNLKKYDYDFNLSLQLVSFYEILKEENKIEDLLKEMFFYYKNNDSQLQLNNTKTLFWKYVKKENIIKFWEANNEKDEILVSAYRATNNPEKAMSLLKDIYEKSGNKEVLAELAIVQFDMATNKKEIVPSVIDKLEVVLQTSNNHIYQNFLAYLLIDFDLDVNRGLVLVKKALEQDPENIAYLDTLAWGEYKLRNCKTAYELMKKIVDEVGLEDEEIRVHWEKIKECK; this is translated from the coding sequence ATGCCCTGGAATAAAAAAAATTTAATTGTTGGTTTTTTAGTAGCAGCACTTTTTACTGCTTGTGTTTCAAAAAATTTAGAAACTACTAAAACAAATGATAGAGTATTTGATAAAGTAGAAACTAAGCCATTTGAATTGGAAGATTTCTATATAATGTATGCTTTAGAAATGGAAAATGAAAGAGTCTATTATGAAGCAAGAGATGTTTATTTTAAACTTTTTGAACATACAAACAAATATGAGTATTTAGTAAGTTCAGTTTCTCTTGCAACACAGCTAAAAGATTATCCTTTTGTTGAAGCTGCAATAGAAAAATATTTAAAATCGAACATAAAAGAAGAAGAAATATTATTAAGACTTTATAGTTTTGCACAGTTAAAACTTGATAAGTTAGATGATGCAGTTAAAAATGCTGATAAGTTAGTTAAGTTGTATCCTAATGAGTTGAATTACGATGTTTTAGCAACAATCTATTTAACACAAAAAGAGTATCAAAAGGCATATGATAATTTTTATAAAGCTTTTATTATAGCACCTAATACAAATACTTTAAGAACTATTTCTAATTTAGAATTTTTTCAATTAAATAGAAAAAATGATGCTGTTAATAGACTTGAGAATAATTTAAAGAAATATGATTATGATTTTAATTTATCTTTGCAATTAGTATCTTTTTATGAAATTTTAAAAGAAGAAAATAAAATTGAAGATCTTTTAAAAGAGATGTTTTTTTACTATAAGAACAATGATTCACAGCTTCAACTAAATAATACAAAAACACTGTTTTGGAAATATGTAAAAAAAGAAAACATAATAAAATTTTGGGAAGCTAATAACGAAAAAGATGAAATTTTAGTTTCAGCTTATAGAGCAACAAATAATCCTGAAAAAGCTATGAGTTTATTAAAAGATATTTATGAAAAAAGTGGAAATAAAGAAGTTTTAGCAGAGCTTGCTATTGTTCAATTTGATATGGCAACAAATAAAAAAGAGATAGTTCCAAGTGTTATTGATAAATTAGAAGTTGTTTTACAAACATCAAACAATCATATTTATCAAAACTTTTTGGCATATTTATTAATAGATTTTGATTTAGATGTAAATAGAGGTTTAGTTTTAGTAAAAAAAGCTTTAGAACAGGATCCTGAAAATATAGCGTATTTGGATACTTTAGCTTGGGGAGAATACAAGCTTAGAAATTGTAAAACAGCTTATGAACTTATGAAAAAAATTGTTGATGAAGTTGGACTTGAAGATGAAGAAATTAGAGTTCATTGGGAAAAAATTAAGGAGTGTAAGTGA
- the trpC gene encoding indole-3-glycerol phosphate synthase TrpC: protein MILDEINERTREDLERRKAELPFDMLGRSLSSNPYMPRDVKKYLKSTKDEPIRIIAEVKKASPSKGIIKEDFDPLFIASEYSKNGANAISVLTEPHYFQGNLEYLTQIRRYVPTPLLRKDFILDKYQILEALVYGADFILLIAKSLSTKELKDLYTYARTLGLEVLVEIHDKEDLEKAIKSGADIIGINHRNLETFEMDMTLCEKLIPLIPNGKIIVAESGVSDVEVIKNLSSIGADAFLIGEHFMRVPSIEEELKKFKNALN from the coding sequence GTGATATTAGATGAGATAAATGAAAGAACAAGAGAAGATTTAGAAAGAAGAAAAGCTGAACTTCCTTTTGATATGCTAGGAAGAAGCTTATCTTCAAATCCATATATGCCAAGAGATGTAAAAAAATACTTAAAAAGTACAAAAGATGAACCAATTAGGATTATTGCTGAAGTTAAAAAGGCAAGTCCAAGTAAAGGTATTATTAAAGAAGATTTTGATCCACTGTTTATTGCAAGTGAATATAGTAAAAATGGAGCAAATGCAATTTCAGTTTTAACTGAGCCTCATTATTTTCAAGGTAATTTGGAGTATTTGACACAAATCAGAAGATATGTGCCAACTCCACTTTTAAGAAAAGATTTTATTTTAGATAAATATCAAATTTTAGAAGCATTAGTTTATGGGGCAGATTTTATACTATTAATAGCTAAATCACTTAGTACAAAAGAGCTAAAAGATCTTTATACTTATGCAAGAACTCTTGGATTAGAAGTTTTGGTTGAGATTCATGATAAAGAAGACTTAGAAAAAGCGATAAAAAGTGGAGCTGATATAATAGGTATTAACCATAGAAATCTTGAAACTTTTGAAATGGATATGACTTTGTGTGAAAAATTAATTCCTCTTATTCCAAATGGAAAAATAATTGTCGCAGAATCTGGTGTTAGTGATGTTGAGGTTATAAAAAATTTAAGTTCAATTGGGGCAGATGCTTTCTTAATAGGTGAACATTTTATGAGGGTTCCAAGTATTGAAGAAGAATTAAAAAAATTTAAAAATGCTTTGAACTAA
- a CDS encoding tautomerase family protein — protein MPLINVKMTHEDGGATKEQKEELAKELTNAFVKIFNRGQNSTVVIIDEVNTDNYAIGGKTITKIREEQK, from the coding sequence ATGCCACTAATAAATGTAAAAATGACACATGAAGATGGAGGAGCGACAAAAGAACAAAAAGAGGAACTAGCAAAAGAGCTTACAAATGCTTTTGTAAAAATATTTAATAGAGGTCAAAATTCAACTGTTGTAATAATAGATGAGGTTAATACAGATAATTACGCTATAGGTGGTAAAACTATAACAAAAATAAGAGAAGAGCAAAAGTAA
- a CDS encoding 4Fe-4S binding protein, with product MSNIEAPLNTPVWVDESRCKACDRCVSVCPAGVLGMRQDIHSTLGSMATVVHPEACIGCNDCELSCPDFAIFVADKKEFKFAKLSDDSKQRQERIIKNSYKILEEDKKV from the coding sequence ATGTCAAATATTGAGGCTCCTTTAAATACACCTGTATGGGTTGATGAGAGTAGATGTAAAGCTTGTGACAGATGTGTTTCTGTTTGTCCTGCTGGAGTATTGGGAATGAGACAAGATATTCACTCGACTTTAGGTTCTATGGCTACAGTTGTACATCCTGAAGCTTGTATTGGATGCAATGATTGTGAGTTATCATGTCCAGATTTTGCAATTTTTGTAGCAGATAAAAAAGAATTTAAGTTTGCAAAATTAAGTGATGATTCTAAACAAAGACAAGAAAGAATTATAAAAAATAGTTATAAAATTTTAGAAGAAGATAAAAAGGTTTAA
- a CDS encoding YkgJ family cysteine cluster protein, whose amino-acid sequence MSNLIRKDGYNFAFNPKACESCAGNCCIGESGYIWINKNEIETLAKYLNISTEDLKEKVLFKVGYKYSIKEIKLGEDSFACCFFNLEKKECMIYEARPTQCRTFPFWDYFKTNENEVYEECPGIKKI is encoded by the coding sequence TTGAGTAATTTAATAAGAAAAGACGGCTACAATTTTGCTTTTAATCCAAAAGCTTGTGAAAGTTGTGCTGGAAATTGTTGTATTGGTGAAAGTGGCTATATTTGGATAAATAAAAATGAGATAGAAACTTTAGCAAAATACTTAAATATTAGTACTGAAGATTTAAAAGAGAAAGTTCTTTTTAAAGTAGGGTATAAATATAGTATAAAAGAGATAAAATTAGGTGAAGATAGTTTTGCTTGTTGTTTTTTCAATTTAGAAAAGAAAGAATGTATGATTTATGAAGCAAGACCTACTCAATGTAGAACTTTTCCTTTTTGGGATTATTTTAAAACAAATGAAAATGAGGTATATGAAGAATGCCCTGGAATAAAAAAAATTTAA
- a CDS encoding tRNA1(Val) (adenine(37)-N6)-methyltransferase, with protein MVLYQPQNGYCYNSDTHFLFNFICKNLEKYKNINGELLDIGSGSGILGLLLAKKFNKLSLNQVELQEVFQFFSQKNASTNNIVSKMHKGSFLEFDFDKKFDFCVSNPPFYHSNVIKSENENIKIARYNDFMPLKDFIKKASQILKNGGKFFFCYDCKQLSEIILYLNEFKFNLESIQFLHPKSTKEATLVMIHAKKDSKSLVRIFEPLIAFDESGEFTQSVQNIYKEAGTHSIKVEFE; from the coding sequence TTGGTACTATATCAGCCTCAGAATGGTTATTGTTACAATAGTGATACACATTTTTTGTTTAATTTTATTTGTAAAAATTTAGAAAAATATAAGAATATAAATGGCGAACTTTTAGATATTGGAAGTGGAAGTGGTATTTTAGGGTTATTACTAGCTAAGAAATTTAACAAACTTTCTTTAAATCAGGTAGAACTTCAAGAAGTTTTTCAGTTTTTTTCTCAAAAAAATGCATCTACAAATAATATTGTTTCAAAAATGCACAAAGGCTCATTTTTAGAGTTTGATTTTGATAAAAAATTTGATTTTTGTGTTTCAAATCCTCCTTTTTATCATTCAAATGTTATAAAAAGTGAAAATGAAAATATAAAAATTGCTAGATATAATGATTTTATGCCTTTAAAAGATTTTATAAAGAAAGCTTCTCAAATTTTAAAAAATGGTGGGAAATTCTTTTTTTGCTATGATTGTAAGCAATTATCAGAGATTATTTTATATTTAAATGAATTTAAATTTAATCTTGAATCTATTCAATTTTTGCATCCAAAAAGTACAAAAGAAGCGACATTGGTTATGATTCATGCTAAAAAAGATTCTAAATCTTTAGTTAGAATATTTGAACCTCTAATTGCATTTGATGAGAGTGGAGAATTTACACAAAGTGTACAAAATATTTATAAAGAAGCAGGAACTCATAGTATAAAGGTTGAATTTGAGTAA
- a CDS encoding LysR family transcriptional regulator — MDSNLLKVFVEVANEKSISKGALNLGFAQSNVTSRIQQLEKSLGVSLFHRVPKGVILTTEGEKLYSYAVEIVKKIELANYEMQNINHQKHLIIGSTESNASTRLIPFLLKLNDDFPNMNLELITNTTKETIKNVLNYKVDIAFISGEPKNDELIILNKIDENIVLVEPKNRPATNTFLSFKNGCAYNEYGQNYLKNILNEDYKHLEFGNYETILGCVKAGMGKSILPLSIIEKLNYKNDLKLTKIPKSIINIPTYLVCRKDYIPRIKDYLENFKF; from the coding sequence ATGGATTCAAATTTATTAAAAGTTTTTGTAGAAGTTGCAAATGAAAAAAGTATTTCTAAAGGTGCTCTAAATTTAGGATTTGCCCAATCTAATGTAACTTCAAGAATACAACAACTAGAAAAATCTCTAGGAGTTTCTCTTTTTCATAGAGTACCAAAAGGTGTTATATTAACTACTGAGGGTGAAAAATTATATTCATATGCAGTGGAAATTGTAAAAAAAATTGAACTTGCAAATTATGAAATGCAAAATATAAATCATCAAAAACATCTAATAATTGGTTCAACAGAATCAAATGCTAGCACTAGATTAATACCTTTTCTACTAAAACTTAATGACGATTTTCCAAATATGAATTTAGAATTAATTACAAATACAACAAAAGAAACAATTAAAAATGTTTTAAATTATAAAGTTGATATCGCTTTTATAAGTGGTGAACCAAAAAATGATGAGTTAATAATTTTAAATAAAATAGATGAAAATATTGTTTTAGTTGAACCAAAAAACAGACCAGCAACTAATACATTTTTATCTTTTAAAAATGGTTGTGCTTACAATGAATATGGTCAAAATTATTTAAAAAATATTTTAAATGAAGATTATAAACATTTAGAATTTGGTAATTACGAAACTATTTTAGGATGTGTAAAAGCTGGTATGGGAAAAAGTATCTTACCTCTTAGCATAATAGAAAAGTTAAATTATAAGAATGATTTAAAACTTACAAAAATACCAAAAAGTATCATAAATATACCAACATACCTTGTTTGTAGAAAAGATTATATTCCTAGAATTAAAGACTATTTAGAAAACTTTAAATTCTAG
- a CDS encoding 2-oxoglutarate synthase subunit alpha — translation MARELISTGNELAALAAVDSKCEFFGGYPITPSSEIMHSLSSKLPAIGGVCIQMEDEIAGICSALGAAMSGKRAMTASSGPGISLKSENLGLGYIAEVPLVVVNVMRGGPSTGLPTRVAQGDILQAKNPTHGDVKSITLMPGNLTECYTEVVRAFNLADRFMQPVFVLLDETIGHMAGKVNLPDLNEVEENRVYRRKFDGDKKDYLPYGVKENEPAILNSMFEGYRYHFTGLHHGPTGHPTEDGVVCDALMKRLFKKVEDFSNELESNEEYMLDDAEVLIIAYGSVSLGAKEAVNRLRKEGIKAGMFRPKTIWPSPEKRLNELVNKFEKVLVAELNMGQYTQEIQRVSGRKDFDTLLKANGRPLSPLEIIEKVKGM, via the coding sequence ATGGCAAGAGAGTTAATATCAACAGGAAATGAATTAGCAGCTCTAGCAGCTGTTGATTCAAAATGTGAATTTTTTGGTGGGTACCCTATTACTCCATCAAGCGAAATAATGCATTCACTATCATCAAAACTTCCTGCAATTGGTGGAGTTTGTATTCAAATGGAAGATGAAATAGCTGGAATTTGTTCTGCACTTGGAGCAGCTATGAGTGGTAAAAGAGCTATGACAGCATCTTCTGGACCTGGAATTTCTTTAAAATCTGAAAACTTAGGTCTTGGATATATTGCTGAAGTTCCACTTGTTGTTGTAAATGTAATGAGAGGTGGACCTTCAACTGGACTTCCAACAAGAGTCGCTCAAGGAGATATCTTACAAGCAAAAAATCCAACACATGGTGATGTGAAATCTATTACATTAATGCCTGGAAATTTAACAGAGTGTTACACAGAAGTTGTACGTGCATTTAATCTAGCAGATAGATTTATGCAACCTGTTTTTGTACTACTTGATGAAACAATTGGTCATATGGCAGGTAAAGTTAATTTACCAGATTTAAATGAAGTTGAAGAAAATAGAGTTTATAGAAGAAAATTTGATGGTGATAAAAAAGATTATCTCCCTTATGGAGTTAAAGAGAATGAACCTGCTATCTTAAATTCTATGTTTGAAGGTTATAGATATCACTTTACAGGTCTTCATCATGGTCCAACAGGTCATCCAACTGAAGATGGTGTTGTTTGTGATGCTTTAATGAAAAGATTATTCAAAAAAGTAGAAGATTTTTCAAATGAATTAGAGTCAAACGAAGAATATATGTTAGATGATGCTGAAGTATTAATCATTGCGTATGGTTCTGTTTCTCTTGGGGCTAAAGAAGCTGTAAATCGTCTAAGAAAAGAAGGTATAAAAGCTGGTATGTTTAGACCAAAAACAATTTGGCCAAGCCCAGAAAAAAGATTAAATGAACTAGTAAATAAATTTGAAAAAGTTCTTGTAGCTGAGCTCAATATGGGACAATATACACAAGAAATACAAAGAGTTAGTGGAAGAAAAGATTTTGATACTCTTTTAAAAGCAAATGGAAGACCACTTTCTCCACTTGAAATAATAGAAAAAGTAAAAGGAATGTAA
- a CDS encoding YggS family pyridoxal phosphate-dependent enzyme — MDKLIATRNLDNLITKVEAARLRVSEHHIVKIVGISKYSTSEDIRTLYEVGQRAFGENKVQDLKEKSLALEELPIEWHFVGTLQKNKINNLIDLNPTLIHSLDSLELAIELNKKLESRNKKLSALLQINSAYEDTKSGVLPEVAIETYREILEKCPYIILKGVMSIGAHVEDENTIKKSFQTTKRIFDELVPLGARYCSMGMSSDFELAIECGSNLIRVGSTLFKN, encoded by the coding sequence ATGGATAAATTAATAGCAACAAGAAATCTAGATAACTTAATAACAAAAGTTGAAGCAGCAAGGCTTAGAGTATCTGAACATCATATAGTTAAAATTGTAGGTATTTCAAAATATTCAACATCAGAAGATATTAGAACTTTATATGAAGTTGGTCAAAGAGCGTTTGGAGAAAATAAAGTTCAAGATTTAAAAGAAAAAAGTTTAGCTTTAGAAGAATTACCAATTGAATGGCATTTTGTAGGAACTCTACAAAAAAATAAAATAAATAATCTTATTGATTTAAATCCTACGTTAATTCACTCTCTAGATTCTTTAGAATTAGCTATTGAATTAAATAAAAAACTTGAATCTAGAAATAAAAAATTATCTGCTCTACTTCAAATAAATTCAGCTTATGAAGATACAAAATCGGGTGTTTTACCAGAAGTTGCAATCGAAACATATAGAGAAATACTTGAAAAATGCCCTTACATAATTTTAAAAGGTGTTATGAGTATTGGAGCTCATGTAGAAGATGAAAATACTATTAAAAAATCATTCCAGACTACTAAAAGAATATTTGATGAATTAGTACCACTAGGTGCAAGATACTGTTCTATGGGTATGAGCAGTGATTTTGAACTTGCAATTGAGTGTGGTTCAAACCTTATCAGAGTTGGATCAACACTTTTTAAAAATTAA